A portion of the Diprion similis isolate iyDipSimi1 chromosome 4, iyDipSimi1.1, whole genome shotgun sequence genome contains these proteins:
- the LOC124405601 gene encoding uncharacterized protein K02A2.6-like — MHGKLKNELVVADDLIFRGQSVVIPRSMRGEMLNRVHYSHLGINKCLKVAQDSIFWPGMSNQIKQKISECPLCLKYAKSQNREPLKSHEIPNLPWNKIGSDIFELKGKTYLMLIDYFSEYPEIAELKGSVTSHLIITETKEIFSRHGIPLTMISDGGTQFTSKEFEQFTKEYEFVHIASSPTYAQSNGMAERNIQTAKNMLRKILEEHSDINLALLHYRNTPILGNISPAEALMSRKLRSKLPYTEKSLKPKIVTNKMTEIIEKLQKSEQKYYNARSAKDLPKIPDNTEIYVQRKPQSIWTPGTILCQNRDRSYKVKLQNGSI, encoded by the coding sequence ATGCAcggtaaattgaaaaacgaacTGGTAGTAGCAGACGATCTGATTTTCAGAGGCCAAAGTGTTGTGATACCGAGAAGCATGCGAGGCGAAATGCTAAATAGAGTTCACTATAGTCACTTAGGCATAAATAAATGCCTCAAAGTAGCCCAAGACTCAATATTTTGGCCCGGAATGTCaaatcaaataaaacaaaaaatttcggaatgTCCATTGTGCTTAAAATACGCAAAATCACAAAACAGAGAACCTTTAAAATCACACGAAATACCGAATTTGCCATGGAATAAGATAGGTAGCGATATTTTCGAGCTAAAAGGGAAAACATACTTAATGTTAATAGATTATTTTTCCGAATACCCAGAAATTGCAGAGCTGAAAGGTAGTGTAACTAGTCACCTTATAATAACTGAAACAAAAGAGATTTTTTCGAGACATGGCATTCCACTGACGATGATATCTGACGGAGGAACTCAATTTACTTCCAAGGAATTTGAGCAATTTACAAAAGAATATGAATTCGTTCACATAGCATCGTCACCAACTTATGCGCAATCAAATGGAATGGCCGAAAGAAATATCCAAACTGCAAAAAATATGTTGAGGAAAATACTTGAAGAACACTCAGATATAAATTTAGCATTACTACATTATAGAAACACACCAATCCTAGGTAATATTTCACCAGCCGAGGCATTAATGTCTAGAAAGTTGAGATCTAAATTACCCTACACGGAAAAATCACTTAAACCAAAAATTGTAACTAATAAAATGACAGAAATAATAGAGAAACTCCAAAAGAGTGAACAAAAATACTACAATGCTAGAAGTGCGAAAGATTTACCTAAGATACCAGACAACACagaaatatatgtacaacGAAAACCACAATCGATATGGACCCCCGGTACGATACTTTGTCAGAATAGAGATCGATCATACAAAGTCAAATTGCAGAATGGGTCAATATGA